From a region of the Lactuca sativa cultivar Salinas chromosome 4, Lsat_Salinas_v11, whole genome shotgun sequence genome:
- the LOC111907444 gene encoding ethylene-responsive transcription factor WIN1: protein MVQTKKFRGVRQRHWGSWVSEIRHPLLKRRVWLGTFETAEEAARAYDEAAVLMSGRNAKTNFPVVKGQTSGGGDSDATPATTNSPPSSSTTTTSLSAILSAKLRKCCKSPSPSLTCLRLDTESSHIGVWQKRAGIHSESNWVMTVELGKKKDSVEREAEVEVEIPMVVDTPMMASGGGGGDEEDAIALQMIEELLNTN from the exons ATGGTACAAACAAAGAAATTCAGAGGCGTCCGTCAGCGCCATTGGGGTTCTTGGGTTTCCGAGATTCGCCACCCTTTACT GAAGAGAAGGGTATGGCTAGGGACGTTTGAAACGGCGGAAGAAGCTGCCAGAGCGTATGATGAGGCTGCCGTTTTAATGAGTGGTCGTAATGCCAAGACAAATTTCCCGGTTGTCAAAGGCCAAACATCCGGGGGTGGAGACAGTGACGCAACTCCGGCAACCACCAACTCGCCACCGTCGTCTTCAACCACTACTACTAGTCTCTCAGCGATACTAAGTGCAAAGCTACGGAAATGTTGCAAGTCTCCGTCGCCGTCACTCACCTGTCTCCGGCTTGACACGGAAAGTTCTCACATCGGGGTATGGCAGAAACGGGCGGGGATTCATTCGGAATCTAACTGGGTCATGACTGTGGAGCTTGGAAAGAAGAAGGATAGTGTCGAGAGAGAAGCTGAAGTTGAAGTTGAAATTCCGATGGTGGTGGATACGCCGATGATGGcgtctggtggtggtggtggtgatgaagaGGATGCGATTGCATTGCAAATGATTGAGGAGCTGCTGAATACAAATTGA
- the LOC111907445 gene encoding SPX domain-containing protein 2, giving the protein MKFGKRFRVKISIIMPEWESECMSYKDLKKQLNLMDPERRHEGFQQLLKNELERMNDFFVRTEEEYIIRFQVLKDMIADEYSSEDTAQMTSDLLQFHNKLVLLLHYNVLNCDGFLKIIKKHRKKTGREFNLSFMQGDNQQLFFIANSLGLLLGECKEILEQLVRR; this is encoded by the exons atgaAATTTGGAAAAAGATTTCGCGTTAAGATATCGATTATCATGCCTGAATGGGAAAGTGAGTGTATGTCTTACAAAGACTTGAAAAAGCAGTTGAATTTAATGGACCCAGAAAGACGCCATGAGGGTTTTCAACAATTACTCAAGAATGAACTTGAAAGGATGAATGATTTTTTTGTGAGGACTGAAGAAGAATACATAATCAGATTCCAG GTGTTGAAAGACATGATAGCTGATGAATATAGCAGTGAAGATACAGCACAAATGACAAGTGATCTCCTGCAATTCCACAATAAACTGGTTTTGCTACTTCACTACAATGTCCTAAATTGTGATG GATTCTTGAAGATCATCAAGAAACACAGGAAGAAAACTGGGAGAGAGTTTAATTTGTCATTTATGCAGGGAGATAATCAACAACTGTTTTTCATTGCAAATTCACTCGGTTTACTTTTGGGAGAGTGTAAAGAGATTCTAGAACAACTGGTGCGCAGATGA
- the LOC111907446 gene encoding embryo-specific protein ATS3B, translating into MMKAVCLVVLFAISITSQARSIIQKPQPNPNFKINSTNHQNARTCSFTVEITTSCSSVRYTRDQISISFGDAYGNQVYAPRIDDPSTRTFERCSGDTFEIYGPCTYQICYLYLYRSGYDGWKPERVDVYGYNTRAVSFYYNVWIPANIWYGFNYCSPYLSASK; encoded by the exons ATGATGAAAGCTGTGTGTTTGGTAGTGCTATTTGCCATTTCCATAACATCACAAGCAAGATCAATCATCCAAAAACCGCAACCTAACCCTAACTTCAAGATCAACTCAACTAATCATCAG AATGCACGCACCTGTTCATTCACCGTGGAGATCACGACGAGCTGTTCTTCCGTTCGATACACTCGAGATCAAATCAGTATCTCCTTCGGCGATGCTTACGGCAATCAG GTTTACGCACCGAGGATAGATGATCCGTCGACGAGGACATTCGAGCGGTGCTCCGGCGATACGTTTGAGATATATGGTCCATGTACGTATCAGATATGTTATTTGTATTTATACAGAAGCGGATACGATGGGTGGAAGCCTGAGAGAGTAGACGTATACGGGTATAATACGAGGGCGGTTTCCTTCTACTATAATGTTTGGATCCCAGCAAACATCTGGTACGGGTTCAACTACTGCTCTCCCTACCTTTCTGCAAGCAAATAG
- the LOC111907443 gene encoding embryo-specific protein ATS3B, translated as MRPKMMKSVCLVVVLFAFISKSSSQTRSIIQNPQPNPNFNVNSTNQQNAQTCSFTVDISTSCSSVKYTRDEISISFGDAYGNQVYAPRIDDPSTKTFEQCSSDTFEIYGPCTYQICYLYLYRSGYDGWKPESVDVYGYNTRAVSFYYNVWVPADTWYGFDYCSGYSASSHNQIGSITILSCLIFFISILWF; from the exons ATGAGGCCAAAGATGATGAAATCCGTGTGTTTGGTTGTTGTACTATTTGCGTTTATCTCCAAATCATCATCACAAACAAGATCTATCATCCAAAATCCGCAACCTAACCCTAACTTCAACGTCAACTCTACTAATCAACAG AATGCACAAACCTGTTCCTTCACTGTGGATATCTCGACAAGCTGTTCTTCCGTTAAATACACTCGAGATGAAATCAGTATCTCCTTCGGCGATGCTTACGGCAATCAG GTGTACGCGCCGAGGATAGATGATCCGTCGACGAAGACATTCGAGCAGTGCTCAAGCGATACGTTTGAAATATACGGTCCATGTACGTATCAGATATGTTATTTGTATTTGTACAGAAGTGGATACGATGGGTGGAAGCCTGAGAGCGTAGACGTATACGGGTATAATACGAGGGCAGTTTCCTTCTACTATAATGTTTGGGTTCCCGCTGATACTTGGTATGGGTTTGATTACTGTTCTGGTTACTCCGCTAGTTCGCATAACCAAATAGGATCGATAACAATCCTCTCATGTTTAATCTTTTTCATATCTATCCTATGGTTTTAG